GCTGTCCAAGGAGGGCAGAGAGCTGCCAGCACCAGGAAGTAGGCAGCCAGGTTGCAGGTCCCAGCACAGGGGCCCCTGAGACAGCCCATTAGAACAGGGAGGGTGGCGATTCTCAGTGACCAGGTCATTGTCCTCATCACTCTCAGGGTCAGTAGGCCCAGGCCCTGCAGAGGAAGGCCCTGCTGGACGCCCAGATGCCCCTCGCACGACATTATTACGCTGGTTGGCAGGCTTGACAGTGACAATGAGGTTATGGCTGTTGGCAACCATCATGTCCGTCACTtggtccaaggtcttcccagccaCCTCAATGCCATTGACCTCGAGGATCTCATCACTGACTGCCAGCAGCCCTGTACTCTCAGCCAGGCCCCCACGTACCAGGCGGGAGATGAAGATTCCTGGAACCCGCTCCAGGCCCTGGGGAGCCACGCGAACACTCATGCCATCTCGAATGTAGAAGCCCAGGGGGCGGTCTGAGCCGTGTTTGTGGAGCCTCACGCGTCGATGGGTCTCGGGGAGTAGGTCCACATCTATGACTGAAGACACCTGGCGGAAATCCTGGGGTAGGCTGATTAGCAAGGGTGGTCGGGTGCGCAGAGGTGCAGCTGGTCGAAGCAGGAGCCCTTTCTTGCGCCTCTGCAGAGAGTTGGAGGCAAAAGCCAGGCCACTAGAGTCGCCTTCTGCTGCAAGAGAAGGGGTGTCTGGGATTAGAGACCGCTCTCCCATTTTGGCCCCTGACAGGTACAATGCCAACTGTTTCCTACCACTTGGAGGTCAGACCAAGGGCAGAGATTGCAGAAAGTGAAGCGTAGGAACCCTGGGTATGGATTAACCTTTGTAGACCTGCCCTGTCACCCTACCCCAAGGAAATTGCCCACTGTACCCCATCCTCACCCCGCTTCTGCACCAATAGGCGCAGCGGCGGGGGCCCGCTGGCAAGGGCCCGGTGCAAACTGTCATCGTTGGTGAGGGGCAGCAGGTCGCCATGAGCATCGGTGTAGCCAAGCAGCACATCCAGGCCAGAGATCTGGTGTACCACACACAGCAACCGCGAGAACTCCTGGAAGCCTTTCACGGAagcgcggggcagcgcaaaaCGTCGGAACTCGGCTTCAAACTGGAGGCGGGAGGGTAAGGGGAAAGGAGTGTCAGGACAGAGCCCAAGCCCCTTTCTCACCACAGGTCTGAAGCTGTCAAGTGAGAGAAAAGGCAGCTGCAACAGCTGCAGCCTTTAAGCTTAAACCTCAATTCCAATACAAGGGACACTGTCCAAGGTCCTTTCCTACATACCCAGGCCACAGAAAGACTCTGGAGATCCATAGTGGGAAGGAGGATGCGATGAGGGGAGGCAGACAGAAAAACAGGACGCGGAGGATGGAGGACAGAAAGAGGTGATGGAGACCAAGGAGCCagtaagggagagaaagggaattgGAGCATCTAGTGCAGTGGCCAGAGCCGAGGCCGAAGGAGCCCTTACTTTGCTCTTCACCTCCACGATGCTATCGGGACTGCGCGCCGGAGTCCTCTGCGGTCTGGCCATTGCGGGACCGGGCGGGCCGGGGACAGTGCCCCAAGGCTGCCCGCCGAGGTGCAGGTGCACAGCCCGGCCCTCTGGCCCACGCCGCCCCGCCCCTGGCGGTAGCACTCGCCCCGCCCTCCCACCCGAACCATGACGTCAAGGGAGCCGCGACACAGAGAAACGCGGAGTATACGTTTCCTAGGAAACGGAGACGGAGGTAGCGAGGGCTTCCTCTGCTCTTACGTCATTACGCTATGGTTCGAGCGTCCCTAGGAGGACTCGACCAATCCGAGGGCAGAATGAGGGAAATAGCTTGTTTGTACCGGCATTTCCACTGGCTTTACAGGACCGTGCGTTTTGCAGAGGAGACTAAGTCAACATTTTGGGAAAACCTCTTGGGGTCACACAGCACCGAAGTGGCTTCGAGCCCCATTCTCGGATGCAACCCCTAACCTGGATCGCTTCTTTCCAGACCAGCCCTTGCTCTTTCCTTTCCGGTGCTAGGTAGTACTGAGGAACTGGTCATAGGCTCAAAGAGCTGCCTTGCTAAAAACAAGCATAGAGCTGCCTGGCACCTGTGCCAGGCAAGTCAGCCAAAGACATTACAGACCAGGAAGTACTTGCGCAGGCGCAGGAGCGCGAGTAGGCGGGGCTCCAACAAGCTCCGCCTAGCGGTCACGTGCTTCCTCTCCCGCCGAAGACTGAGCGGCGCTCGCGGGAAGCCACTGCCCCCGGGGGTTTTCTAGGGTCCCGCCGGGCTAATGTCCTGCTGGGAGAGGCTGGTCCCGCGTCCCTGGATTCGAGAGCTGATCCTGGGCCCAGAAACACTGTCAAGTCCACGAACCGGGCAGCTACTCAAGGTGAGCAGGCCACTCAGATCCCAGAGACCTGAGTGGG
This is a stretch of genomic DNA from Arvicola amphibius chromosome 15, mArvAmp1.2, whole genome shotgun sequence. It encodes these proteins:
- the Pard6a gene encoding partitioning defective 6 homolog alpha isoform X1; protein product: MARPQRTPARSPDSIVEVKSKFEAEFRRFALPRASVKGFQEFSRLLCVVHQISGLDVLLGYTDAHGDLLPLTNDDSLHRALASGPPPLRLLVQKRAEGDSSGLAFASNSLQRRKKGLLLRPAAPLRTRPPLLISLPQDFRQVSSVIDVDLLPETHRRVRLHKHGSDRPLGFYIRDGMSVRVAPQGLERVPGIFISRLVRGGLAESTGLLAVSDEILEVNGIEVAGKTLDQVTDMMVANSHNLIVTVKPANQRNNVVRGASGRPAGPSSAGPGPTDPESDEDNDLVTENRHPPCSNGLSQGPLCWDLQPGCLLPGAGSSLPSLDSQEQANSDWGNGMRGDVSGFSL
- the Pard6a gene encoding partitioning defective 6 homolog alpha isoform X3, producing the protein MPFEAEFRRFALPRASVKGFQEFSRLLCVVHQISGLDVLLGYTDAHGDLLPLTNDDSLHRALASGPPPLRLLVQKRAEGDSSGLAFASNSLQRRKKGLLLRPAAPLRTRPPLLISLPQDFRQVSSVIDVDLLPETHRRVRLHKHGSDRPLGFYIRDGMSVRVAPQGLERVPGIFISRLVRGGLAESTGLLAVSDEILEVNGIEVAGKTLDQVTDMMVANSHNLIVTVKPANQRNNVVRGASGRPAGPSSAGPGPTDPESDEDNDLVTENRHPPCSNGLSQGPLCWDLQPGCLLPGAGSSLPSLDSQEQANSDWGNGMRGDVSGFSL
- the Pard6a gene encoding partitioning defective 6 homolog alpha isoform X2, giving the protein MARPQRTPARSPDSIVEVKSKFEAEFRRFALPRASVKGFQEFSRLLCVVHQISGLDVLLGYTDAHGDLLPLTNDDSLHRALASGPPPLRLLVQKREGDSSGLAFASNSLQRRKKGLLLRPAAPLRTRPPLLISLPQDFRQVSSVIDVDLLPETHRRVRLHKHGSDRPLGFYIRDGMSVRVAPQGLERVPGIFISRLVRGGLAESTGLLAVSDEILEVNGIEVAGKTLDQVTDMMVANSHNLIVTVKPANQRNNVVRGASGRPAGPSSAGPGPTDPESDEDNDLVTENRHPPCSNGLSQGPLCWDLQPGCLLPGAGSSLPSLDSQEQANSDWGNGMRGDVSGFSL